TTAAGCGAACACTAAATTTGAAAAGCAATTTGACTCCAGCCAAAATATTAATTGCAGCTATTTTGTTAGCCCTTTGTATTGCTTTTCCTCCTTATTTAGTTGGGAAGGGAGTTCTCTGGAAAATTTCTGAATTATCCTTCATGCAATGGCTAAAGCCTATTATATTCTATGGATTATTGTTGATTACTTGTTGGCGGTTCGCCCGATTCGATCTCAGTTTTTGTTTAATTTTATGTCACACTTTCATCATGATGAAAGCTTATCCTTGGGATAAATATGCTTTACCAATACTGATGGTGCTCTGGTTTTTAAAGGCTCATAGTGATAGTAGTCGCGTTCATAACGTTTAAGTATAATTAACTAAATGTATCACTTGATTTTTTAGAAAATCTCAATTTAAGTTACAGGATTTTATAGTCTGTAGTAATTTATACAAAACAGTATCAAGAGGGAGCCTAAGTCTATCCCTTAAATCCTTATATGCTGATATCAATCGTAATTCCTGTTTACAACGGTGGGGCAAACTTTCAGAGATGCTTGGCTAGTGTAACAGACAGTCTAACTTCTGCTGATGAAGTGATTGTTGTTGCTGATGGCGATACCGATGGATCTTGGCAAGTAGCCGAAGCCTTTGGGGCAAAAGTACTACAGCTACCAATATCTGGAGGGCCAGCGCGAGCTAGAAATATTGGAGCGCAAACGGCTCAAGGGAACTTGTTATTTTTTATGGATGCAGATGTTACCCTTCATCCTCAAACTTTAGGTTTAGTGAAACAGGAGTTTGAAAGAACACCAAACCTAGCTGCTTTGATTGGTTCTTATGACGATGAACCAGGTGCAGACAACTTTTTGTCACAGTACAAAAATTTATTTCATCACTATACTCATCAGATGTCTTCAGAAAATGCCTCCACATTTTGGGGAGCTTGTGGTGCAATTCGCCGGTCTGTCTTTGAAGTAGTGGGTGGATTTGATGAAAGTTATCGGCACCCCTGTATTGAAGATATTGAGTTAGGATACCGACTCAAGCAAATGGGTTACTCCATTCGTTTGTGCAAAAATATTCAAGTGAAACATCTCAAGCAATGGCAGTTAGGAACTCTTCTAAAAGCAGAAATTTTTCATAGAGCTTTGCCTTGGACAGAATTGATTCTGCGTAATCGCTACCTTAATGCTGACTTAAATCTAAATCACACTAATCGTTTCAGTGTCGTTTTGATTTTTGCATTAGTACTCAGCTTACTCAGTAGTTGCTTTGTACCTAGATTATTCTTATTAAATATAATTTTGGTACTCATACTATCATACCTAAATCTCGACTTATACTGCTTTTTTTACCAGAAGCGGGGTTTAAGATTTACTTTACAGGTTATTCCTTGGCATTGGCTCTATTTTCTTTACGGAGGAGCTTCTTTTGTTTATCAGGTATTTAGATACTATCTCAAGCTCTTACCGTCCGACGAGAGAGAACTCACGTCCTTGTAGGTATCAGGACACGAAATAGAGCAAAACTGAAAAAAAATTTGCGGTAATTTAGATCATGCTTTAAGATGAATAAAAGTAAATTACATATAAATACTTAATTAAAAACAACTAATAGATTAATTATGTCATGAAACAGTATCCTGTAGTTGTTATTGGCGGTGGTCCTGCAGGTCTAACAGCAAGTTATGAATTAGTGAAGCAGGGAATCAACTCAGTTGTTTTAGAAAAATCTCATCAAGTAGGAGGGATTTCCCGCACAGAAAACTATAAAGGTTATCGTATCGATATTGGTGGACATCGCTTTTTTACGAAGGTTGGCGAAGTGGCAGCAATTTGGCAAGACATCTTAGGAGACGACTTGATTCGAGTGACGAGGCTCTCCCGCATCTACTATAACGGTAAGTTCTACGATTATCCTTTATCTTTAGTCAAAACATTGCTCAATCTTGGTCTATTTGAGAGCATACTGATTTTGACTAGCTACTTTCAAGCGAAACTAAGAAAGCGATTCACGTCTCAATTTAAAGTAGAAACTTTTGAAGATTGGGTCATTGATTGCTTTGGAGAACGTCTCTATCGTATTTTCTTCAAAACGTATACGGAAAAAGTCTGGGGAATACCTTGTAATAAAATTCGTGCTGACTGGGCAGCCCAGCGCATCCAAAATATGTCTCTCCAAAAAGTCGTGCTGAATACTCTATTTGGGAGTCAAAATGCTAAGAGCCTCATTAAAACATTCGACTATCCTCGCTTAGGACCCGGTATGGTGTGGGAACGCTGTCAAGCAAAACTGGAAGCGATGGAAACACCAGTTTATCTCAATACAGAGGTGATACAAATTGACCGAGAAGGAATGCGCATCACTAAAGTGATCGCGCAGCAGGGCAATTTTACTTTTGAGTTAGAGGCAAAACACTTTATCAATTCTATGCCAATATCGCTGCTAGTGAATCGCCTTAATCCCCAACCGCCGGCAAAAGTTTTGAGAGCCGCACGAGGACTAAAATATCGAGATTTCTTGATTATAGCTCTAGTAGTTAACCGTGAACATTTGTTTCCTGATAACTGGCTTTATATTCATAGTCCTAATTATAAAGTGGGTCGTATTCAAAACTTCAAGAACTGGAGTCCAGAGATGGTTCCGGATGCAAGTAAAACTTGCTTGGGGATGGAATATTTCTGTAACGAAGGAGATAGCTTGTGGGAACTGTCAGACTCAAAGTTAATTGAATTCGCTTCCCAAGAAATTGTCAAGCTTGATCTAGGCGTTGAAGAGAGTGATGTAGAAGATGGCTGTGTCATTCGCCAACGTAAAGCTTATCCGGTTTATGACGGGGAGTACCGCCAACATCTCCAAGTGTTGCAACACTATCTCGAAATGTTTGAAAACTTGCAAACCGTAGGGCGTAACGGAATGCACCGCTACAACAACCAGGATCATTCCATGCTGACGGCTTTGCTAGCAGCCAAGAATATTGTCGGTGAAGAGCATGATATTTGGAAGGTCAATGTTGAGCGCTCTTACCACGAGAATTTTACCGATGAAGAGTGGTCAAAGCTGAAGCAAGAATCTTCCAAGTCAAGCAATGATCCGGTTTCGTTTTCATTTGTATCTTCCCCTAGGTTTAGGTAAAGTCCTATGGAAAATTCTGATGATTCATTCGTTTCAGTCATTATTCCTCTTTACAATGGGGAAGCTTTTATTGGTCAAACTTTGCAATCGGTACTGAATCAAACCTATAAGAATTTAGAAATTTTAGTGGTAGATGACGGATCTCGCGATCGCGCTCCTGAAATTGTCAGAGAATTTGCTGAAAATGACCCTCGTATCCGCTTACTGCAACAAGCGAATGCAGGAGTAGCAGCAGCTCGCAATCGGGGAATTCAAGAGGCGAGAGGGGATTTCATTGCCCCCATTGATGCTGATGATCTGTGGCAACCTGACACATTAACGAAGCTAATCGCACGATTTCAACAGGGTGACCTTAATTTAGGTGTGGTCTATGCTTGGTCGGTTGATATTGATGAGTCTAATCAACTCACAGGGGGATTCCATGCTGCCAGGGTTGAGGGAAATGTTTATAAAACGCTGCTTTGCCACAATTTTTTAGGGAATGCCAGTTCTACATTGATCCGAAAAACTTGTCTTGATCAAGTGGGTGGATATGAGACACAACTCAAAGCCCAAAAGGCTCAAGGGTGCGAAGACTGGGACTTGTATTTACGATTGGCTGAGCAGTATGAATTTGCAGTAGTGCCCGAATTCTTGATTGGATATCGGAAATTAAACAGTGGGATGTCTGGGAATTTTCAGCAGATGGCGCGATCGCAGCAACTGATGCTAAAAGCAATTCAAAACAAACATCCTGAAATTCCTTTTTACCTTTATCGAATTTCTCATAGTAGCTTTTATTTATTTTTGGCTCAACAATCAGATATTAATAACCATCCCCGC
The DNA window shown above is from Cyanobacteria bacterium GSL.Bin1 and carries:
- a CDS encoding glycosyltransferase — translated: MENSDDSFVSVIIPLYNGEAFIGQTLQSVLNQTYKNLEILVVDDGSRDRAPEIVREFAENDPRIRLLQQANAGVAAARNRGIQEARGDFIAPIDADDLWQPDTLTKLIARFQQGDLNLGVVYAWSVDIDESNQLTGGFHAARVEGNVYKTLLCHNFLGNASSTLIRKTCLDQVGGYETQLKAQKAQGCEDWDLYLRLAEQYEFAVVPEFLIGYRKLNSGMSGNFQQMARSQQLMLKAIQNKHPEIPFYLYRISHSSFYLFLAQQSDINNHPRETLAWLWQAIKIDWITPICRLGWYVLLVKSLLKHLQSRESYPNVNRIAIPQALSFLSKPQLSINPLKIWLKVFVGNILHYSLSKI
- a CDS encoding glycosyltransferase; the protein is MLISIVIPVYNGGANFQRCLASVTDSLTSADEVIVVADGDTDGSWQVAEAFGAKVLQLPISGGPARARNIGAQTAQGNLLFFMDADVTLHPQTLGLVKQEFERTPNLAALIGSYDDEPGADNFLSQYKNLFHHYTHQMSSENASTFWGACGAIRRSVFEVVGGFDESYRHPCIEDIELGYRLKQMGYSIRLCKNIQVKHLKQWQLGTLLKAEIFHRALPWTELILRNRYLNADLNLNHTNRFSVVLIFALVLSLLSSCFVPRLFLLNIILVLILSYLNLDLYCFFYQKRGLRFTLQVIPWHWLYFLYGGASFVYQVFRYYLKLLPSDERELTSL
- a CDS encoding NAD(P)-binding protein gives rise to the protein MKQYPVVVIGGGPAGLTASYELVKQGINSVVLEKSHQVGGISRTENYKGYRIDIGGHRFFTKVGEVAAIWQDILGDDLIRVTRLSRIYYNGKFYDYPLSLVKTLLNLGLFESILILTSYFQAKLRKRFTSQFKVETFEDWVIDCFGERLYRIFFKTYTEKVWGIPCNKIRADWAAQRIQNMSLQKVVLNTLFGSQNAKSLIKTFDYPRLGPGMVWERCQAKLEAMETPVYLNTEVIQIDREGMRITKVIAQQGNFTFELEAKHFINSMPISLLVNRLNPQPPAKVLRAARGLKYRDFLIIALVVNREHLFPDNWLYIHSPNYKVGRIQNFKNWSPEMVPDASKTCLGMEYFCNEGDSLWELSDSKLIEFASQEIVKLDLGVEESDVEDGCVIRQRKAYPVYDGEYRQHLQVLQHYLEMFENLQTVGRNGMHRYNNQDHSMLTALLAAKNIVGEEHDIWKVNVERSYHENFTDEEWSKLKQESSKSSNDPVSFSFVSSPRFR